The Euwallacea similis isolate ESF13 chromosome 13, ESF131.1, whole genome shotgun sequence genomic interval GAAAACAAGTAGCCAAAAATCCCTTACCTTGCATCGAGAATAACAGTAGAAGCATTAGACCCTGCTGGAGAAATCTGAGATCTTGGTGGAAACGACAGCAAATCCGGGGGATACGGAGCCGGAGCGGCGGCAAACCTGTAATCCGGATCCACGAGCTGATTGTAAGATTTCTGAAGCAGGGGCTGGTCAAAGTCCGATCTGACCTCGTCGTCATAATCTACAACCGATCATTCAATAGAAACCTAAACCATCATTTGACAAAACATCGAACTTACCAAACACAGACTCATCATCCAGCAGATTCCTCTTAACGTCGCTTACTTCAGTCCCTCCGCTTACCACCGAGGTAAGCACTGGGGCTCTCGGAGGCTTACTGACCGGATTTACATCAGTAATAAGTCCCTTTTTTAGCACGTTGTTTTCGCTCAAACTGATGGCTTCTTGCGAAGAGCCTCCTAATTCGTTTCTTTTGGATTGAAGCGCGTTGTTGTTGCCTTTGCGGCAGAACAGGCAAACCaggattaaaattattattagcaGGATAATGAGCCCCACGGAGAGGCCGATGATTAGCCCAGAGGAACTTCCCAAGTCCGTGAAGGTGCCAGGCGGCAAAGAGTCTATCACTAAAGTAACGTTTTTCTCATCTTCACCTCCGGGGTTTTTCGCGATGCACTTGTACTCCCCCCGGTCCTTAAAGCTTACGTTAATTATTGTCAAGTTATTCCAGGTATATTCCCCAGTTTTGCTTTTCGAGGTGACGTATTTTTGCTTGCTCTTCCTGGGTTCTCTTTCGACAATCCTGCCGTTATTGGTCCAATCCACATCCGGGGTGGGCTCCCCCAAGACTTTGCACGTTAAAGTGACATTGCTGGTATCAGcgataatttccatagattGCAGGGGATGCACTATAACAGGTGAGCAAGGGAATTGCTCCTTGATAGTCCACTGCCTGCCCCTAAGCTTTGGTGGTTCCTCGCATTTGGTTTCGTGGGTAATCAGATTGTTCTGTACTACAGATCTATGGAAGGTTTCTAGTCTACAGTCGCAAACCCAAGGATTTTCAGCCACATTCAAGCTATTCAGCCTGGGGAGCTTCTTCTTCAAGTCAAAATTCACAGTTTTCAATTTGTTATATCCTAAACTTATATCAGTCAATGTGGGCAGATTGTGGAAGGTGTTCTCAGTCAGGAAACTGATCTCATTATGGTCTATGTGGATGCGCTGAATATAGGACATATTACTGAATAGTCCGTCTTTAAGTTCTTTGATTTTGTTGTAACTCAGAATCAAGATCCTTAACTTAGTGTTATCCCTAAAGGTATCTTTCTTCAGCTCGACAATCATATTCCTGGAAAGGTCAAGCTCGATGATCAGCGCTAATCGCTTAAAAGCACCTTCGTTGAGAAGTTCTATTGAGCAGTTCTGGAACTTCAGCTTATGTATATCTACAAGTTTGGCACTAACGAACTCGCCATCTTTCAGTTTGTATAGAGGATTGTTCGAGAAATCTATATCCCGCACTCCGTTGCTTAAATCTTTAGGGATCTCCACGAATCCTTTGTTGGAACAGTTCGCAGTTTTACGGCCACTAACCCAAATACAAGAACAATTGTTGCATTCTTTGGTCCAATCTGTATCCGATGTTGAGGGGTGAATTAGAGCAGCAGATGTGAGAAGGAGCCAGAACAGTTTTGGACTCATCGTTTCATAGATGATCACCTGGAATTAAAATGGACATCAGGAAAGCTGGATGctaattttctattatgtGCCAAAACGCGCGTTGATATTATCCATAAGACGGATCTGGATTCCCGGGTAGGTTCAGGGAGAGGTCAGTTGTTCATGATGGAGTTGATGCCTCTTGCTGGGGCTTATGTAAGATTGTATTGAGCACACCTAGTATTTACATTTGTACACTGAATGAAAACAGTATGCCGGGGACGAGCAAAAGGccgaaaaaataaacaatttaagcTAAATTTAGACTCGGAAGCGAGTTTGGCAGCCGGAAAACTGATTTAGAATTacgttctattttttattaacacaaTGGGCtcataataaagaaaatatggcTAAAATTTATCTTCAGTTGTATTGAGCGCCCCTCGTATAAGCAAAAACCGATGAATTatgggaaaatttcaaagctgTCAAGCTTAAATTTCAGTGGCCAATCAGGGTGAAGCTGTCAGGACGGCAGTAGCCATTTTTGTAGTTTATATCTAGTTACCATATTAATGTGACGTTCGTGACACGCCATGAAAAGACTCGGACGGACGCGGATGATTACGCtttagtataaaatttttaaaaggaattatcAATTTTGAATAGATTACAATCATTTAGCGTAtcttttattatacagggtgtcagaGTTTTTTGCAGCAGCTTGAAGTAAGTACACCTGTCCTCATTTTCAGGCCAATcatcaaaataaacttattttggtCATTGGTCTTTTAGATATAGGGCGACAATATTgtcatcatttttttcatgtccTTACCTCGGATACCCTTAGGGATCCGTTGATGTCCTTAAAGccctgctacaaaaaaaatcgaattctTTAGCCAGCAGTTTAATCGTTTCGATTAATAAAAGATTTCGTTAATCAATGTCTAATGGCAAATTGAATGTTAAAGTTGACGTCGTGGCCCTTTATGATGTCACCATGATGGTATCCTTATCAATTACGTAACCTTctacttaataattttaacccGCATactgaaaatagaaaataaaggcACATTATTTATGTACG includes:
- the kek5 gene encoding uncharacterized protein kek5 is translated as MSPKLFWLLLTSAALIHPSTSDTDWTKECNNCSCIWVSGRKTANCSNKGFVEIPKDLSNGVRDIDFSNNPLYKLKDGEFVSAKLVDIHKLKFQNCSIELLNEGAFKRLALIIELDLSRNMIVELKKDTFRDNTKLRILILSYNKIKELKDGLFSNMSYIQRIHIDHNEISFLTENTFHNLPTLTDISLGYNKLKTVNFDLKKKLPRLNSLNVAENPWVCDCRLETFHRSVVQNNLITHETKCEEPPKLRGRQWTIKEQFPCSPVIVHPLQSMEIIADTSNVTLTCKVLGEPTPDVDWTNNGRIVEREPRKSKQKYVTSKSKTGEYTWNNLTIINVSFKDRGEYKCIAKNPGGEDEKNVTLVIDSLPPGTFTDLGSSSGLIIGLSVGLIILLIIILILVCLFCRKGNNNALQSKRNELGGSSQEAISLSENNVLKKGLITDVNPVSKPPRAPVLTSVVSGGTEVSDVKRNLLDDESVFDYDDEVRSDFDQPLLQKSYNQLVDPDYRFAAAPAPYPPDLLSFPPRSQISPAGSNASTVILDARLPPPHGPQSPLHSPLYDQLSMYKTLPYSRSHSPFTPGLGMARVPRQGAGYVTIPRRPRQSWSSEPPPSSEIIAEPVYDNLGMRTTADGSSVLSLNKAGSEAASTPRSARMFALSPPVAIGPIVESQESALQLDHTKSSPTSERKPLPSPRQSQTPVKTKPKVPLKPSGTQTLPRNLHEMKVVPSTPVQNSPKDKRSSVVSDTPSVEEGKPKKIPPRPPPKPPKRVKSSGPLFEDEGEDGTEV